In Methylomonas sp. MK1, the following are encoded in one genomic region:
- the rsmG gene encoding 16S rRNA (guanine(527)-N(7))-methyltransferase RsmG, protein MDACRDKLELGLKALGLDVGEHGNDALLRFIKLIAKWNTAYNLTAVRDPLEMVSLHILDSLAILPYLHGSRVADIGTGAGLPGIPLAICRPDCHFTLVDSNSKKTRFVQQAVLELKLKNVEVVHSRVELLQPAELFSIVLCRAFASMPDIMQLTGHLLAEDGALLAMKGQQPEQELIDLAAIYSVIPLTVPGIDAERCLIRLENPKHG, encoded by the coding sequence ATGGATGCTTGTCGCGATAAGCTGGAGCTCGGCCTAAAAGCGCTCGGGCTGGATGTCGGTGAGCACGGTAACGATGCGTTATTGCGCTTTATTAAGTTGATAGCGAAATGGAACACAGCCTATAACCTGACGGCGGTGCGCGATCCGCTGGAAATGGTCAGTCTGCACATCCTGGATAGCTTGGCGATTCTGCCGTATCTTCACGGTTCGCGCGTCGCGGACATAGGTACCGGTGCCGGTTTGCCGGGCATTCCGTTGGCGATTTGCCGGCCAGATTGCCATTTCACCTTGGTCGATTCCAACTCCAAGAAAACCCGCTTTGTACAGCAGGCCGTGCTGGAGTTGAAGCTGAAAAATGTCGAGGTAGTGCATAGCCGCGTTGAACTGCTGCAACCGGCGGAATTATTTTCGATAGTGCTCTGCCGGGCCTTTGCCAGCATGCCGGATATTATGCAACTCACCGGGCATTTGCTGGCGGAGGATGGCGCACTGCTGGCGATGAAAGGTCAGCAGCCCGAGCAAGAGCTGATAGACTTGGCCGCAATATACAGCGTGATTCCGCTGACGGTGCCCGGCATAGACGCCGAACGCTGCCTGATTCGACTGGAGAACCCCAAGCATGGCTAA
- the atpE gene encoding F0F1 ATP synthase subunit C has protein sequence MELASLIANVQGFTVIAVGIILGLGAIGTAIGFGLLGGKFLEGAARQPELVPMLQVKMFIIAGLLDAVTMIGVGLALMLTFANPFLSAVQSVAG, from the coding sequence ATGGAACTCGCATCATTAATTGCCAACGTACAAGGCTTCACCGTTATCGCAGTTGGCATCATTTTGGGCTTGGGCGCAATCGGTACTGCTATCGGCTTTGGTCTGCTGGGTGGTAAATTCCTGGAAGGCGCTGCTCGTCAACCTGAGTTGGTTCCTATGTTGCAGGTCAAAATGTTCATCATCGCCGGTTTGCTTGACGCGGTAACCATGATCGGTGTCGGTCTGGCTCTGATGTTGACCTTCGCAAACCCATTCCTTTCAGCCGTTCAATCTGTCGCAGGTTAA
- a CDS encoding F0F1 ATP synthase subunit delta, protein MAELSTLARPYAEAAFKRAKETGSSKQWSDSLTFLSLVIQDEALANIVKNPRVGKQHTAQLILDICQDQIQDEAKNLLKVLIENDKLPLLPQISVMFEQYKADDEGYVNVDLYSAYSLTKAEQGKYVAMLEKLLHKKVNASVSVDKSLIGGILAKAGDKVIDGSIKGQLHQLAKRL, encoded by the coding sequence ATGGCTGAATTATCGACATTAGCAAGACCTTACGCGGAAGCGGCTTTCAAGCGCGCCAAGGAAACGGGGTCGTCCAAGCAATGGTCCGATTCGTTGACGTTTTTGTCTTTGGTCATTCAGGATGAGGCATTGGCTAACATTGTCAAAAATCCTCGGGTTGGCAAACAGCATACAGCACAGTTGATTCTGGATATTTGCCAGGATCAGATACAAGACGAAGCCAAGAATCTTCTGAAAGTGTTGATAGAAAATGACAAGCTGCCCTTATTGCCGCAAATTTCGGTGATGTTCGAGCAGTACAAGGCGGATGATGAAGGCTACGTCAATGTTGATTTATACAGTGCGTACTCGCTAACAAAAGCCGAGCAAGGCAAATATGTCGCCATGCTGGAAAAGCTTTTGCATAAAAAGGTCAATGCATCCGTTTCTGTCGATAAATCGTTAATTGGGGGCATCCTCGCTAAAGCGGGCGATAAAGTCATCGACGGTTCTATCAAAGGCCAGCTTCATCAATTAGCTAAAAGACTTTAA
- a CDS encoding ParA family protein translates to MAKIIAITNQKGGVGKTTTSVNLAAALAATKRKVLLIDLDPQGNAAMGCGVNKEEIEYSSCELLLEEVPVSEIVVKNKQLGFDLIPGNADLTAAEVQLMSAQHRERRLADALLTIKDQYDYILIDCPPSLNMLTLNAMVAANSVLIPMQCEYYSLEGLSSLMSTLRSIRDSVNPGLYLEGILRTMVDSRSRLGKDVSDQLIEYFGDKVFRTTIPRNIRLAEAPSHGVPVLAYDKASRGAMAYIALAGEMIRKEKAAKK, encoded by the coding sequence ATGGCTAAGATTATTGCGATTACCAACCAAAAAGGCGGAGTCGGCAAAACCACCACCAGCGTCAATCTGGCGGCGGCTTTGGCGGCAACTAAGCGCAAGGTGTTGTTAATCGACCTGGATCCGCAAGGCAATGCGGCTATGGGTTGCGGGGTGAATAAGGAAGAAATCGAATATTCCAGCTGTGAGTTACTGCTGGAAGAAGTGCCGGTTTCCGAGATTGTCGTGAAAAATAAGCAGCTGGGTTTTGATTTGATTCCCGGTAACGCTGATTTAACCGCTGCCGAAGTGCAGTTGATGAGCGCGCAGCATCGTGAGCGGCGCCTGGCCGACGCTTTGCTGACGATAAAAGATCAGTACGATTACATCTTGATCGACTGTCCGCCGTCTTTGAATATGTTGACCTTGAATGCGATGGTGGCTGCCAACAGCGTGTTGATACCGATGCAGTGTGAATATTATTCGCTGGAAGGCTTGTCTTCATTGATGTCGACCTTGCGCAGCATCCGCGATAGCGTCAATCCGGGTTTGTATCTGGAAGGCATATTGCGAACCATGGTGGATAGTCGCAGTCGCTTGGGTAAGGATGTTTCCGATCAGTTAATCGAATATTTTGGCGACAAAGTTTTCCGAACTACCATTCCCAGAAACATTCGTCTGGCTGAGGCGCCTAGCCATGGCGTGCCGGTGTTGGCTTACGATAAAGCCTCGCGCGGCGCGATGGCATACATCGCGTTGGCGGGTGAAATGATCAGAAAAGAAAAAGCGGCAAAAAAATGA
- a CDS encoding F0F1 ATP synthase subunit B produces MSINATLIGQMITFTLLVWFTMKYVWPPIIAALEERKTKISEGLAAAEKGQEEIKLAEKKAKGLLKEAKEQSAEIVSAAQKRANQLVEESKDQAKKEGERLLEAAKAQIEQEMLQAKESLRKEVSSLALRAAEQILKEEIDKAKHQDILSKAADQLG; encoded by the coding sequence ATGAGCATCAATGCTACTCTGATCGGGCAGATGATAACTTTCACACTTCTGGTTTGGTTTACCATGAAGTATGTCTGGCCACCGATCATTGCCGCTCTGGAAGAGCGCAAAACCAAAATTTCCGAAGGTTTGGCCGCGGCCGAGAAAGGCCAGGAAGAAATTAAATTGGCCGAGAAAAAAGCCAAAGGCCTGCTGAAGGAAGCAAAAGAACAATCGGCGGAAATCGTCAGCGCAGCGCAAAAACGCGCCAATCAGCTGGTTGAAGAATCGAAAGATCAAGCCAAAAAAGAAGGCGAGCGTTTGCTTGAAGCCGCAAAAGCCCAGATAGAGCAGGAAATGCTGCAAGCCAAAGAGAGCTTGCGCAAAGAAGTATCCTCACTGGCTTTGCGTGCCGCTGAACAGATTTTGAAAGAAGAAATCGACAAAGCCAAGCATCAAGACATTCTCAGCAAAGCAGCGGATCAATTGGGTTAA
- the atpD gene encoding F0F1 ATP synthase subunit beta, producing MSLGKIVQIIGAVVDVEFPRDNLPRVYDALNVKGGLVLEVQQQLGDGVVRTIAMGSTDGLSRGVEVSNTGEAIKVPVGQATLGRIMNVLGEAIDEKGPIGEKEKWTIHRDAPSYDEQAPANELLETGIKVIDLVCPFAKGGKVGLFGGAGVGKTVNMMELIRNIAIEHSGFSVFAGVGERTREGNDFYHEMTDSNVIDKVSLVYGQMNEPPGNRLRVALTGLTMAEFFRDEGRDVLFFVDNIYRYTLAGTEVSALLGRMPSAVGYQPTLAEEMGVLQERITSTKTGSITSIQAVYVPADDLTDPSPATTFAHLDATVVLSRQIAELGIYPAIDPLDSSSRQLDPLVIGQEHYDVARSVQGILQRYKELRDIIAILGMDELSEDDKLTVSRARKIQRFLSQPFFVAEVFTGSPGKYVSLKDTIAGFKGIISGEYDSLPEQAFYMVGTIDEAIEKAKGM from the coding sequence ATGAGTTTGGGTAAAATCGTTCAGATCATCGGTGCGGTCGTAGACGTGGAGTTTCCACGAGATAACCTGCCGAGAGTATATGATGCGTTGAATGTTAAGGGTGGTCTGGTATTGGAAGTTCAGCAGCAATTGGGTGATGGCGTAGTCCGGACCATTGCGATGGGTTCCACCGATGGCTTAAGCCGAGGCGTTGAAGTCAGTAACACTGGCGAAGCGATCAAGGTGCCGGTCGGTCAGGCGACACTGGGACGCATCATGAATGTACTCGGCGAAGCTATCGACGAAAAAGGTCCTATCGGTGAGAAAGAGAAATGGACTATCCATCGCGATGCACCTTCTTACGACGAACAAGCGCCAGCCAACGAATTGTTGGAAACCGGTATCAAAGTTATCGACTTGGTCTGCCCGTTCGCGAAGGGCGGTAAGGTCGGTCTGTTCGGTGGTGCCGGCGTAGGCAAGACCGTTAACATGATGGAGCTGATCCGTAACATCGCGATCGAGCACAGCGGTTTCTCGGTATTTGCCGGCGTAGGTGAGCGGACTCGTGAAGGTAACGACTTCTATCACGAGATGACCGATTCCAACGTTATCGACAAAGTATCTCTAGTTTACGGCCAAATGAACGAGCCACCAGGCAACCGTTTGCGCGTAGCGTTAACCGGTTTGACCATGGCGGAGTTTTTCCGTGACGAAGGCCGCGACGTACTATTCTTCGTTGACAACATTTACCGTTATACCTTGGCGGGTACCGAAGTATCGGCGCTGCTGGGCCGTATGCCTTCCGCGGTAGGTTATCAGCCTACACTGGCCGAAGAGATGGGTGTGTTGCAGGAACGGATTACCTCGACCAAAACCGGTTCTATCACTTCTATCCAAGCGGTATACGTACCTGCGGACGACTTGACCGACCCGTCGCCTGCTACTACCTTCGCTCACTTGGACGCGACCGTGGTATTGTCACGGCAGATCGCCGAGCTGGGTATTTATCCGGCTATCGATCCGCTGGATTCCAGCAGCCGTCAGCTAGATCCATTGGTTATCGGTCAAGAGCATTATGACGTAGCTCGTTCAGTACAAGGTATTTTGCAACGCTATAAAGAACTGCGCGATATTATCGCCATCTTGGGTATGGACGAGTTGTCTGAAGACGACAAACTGACCGTATCAAGAGCGCGGAAAATTCAACGTTTCTTGTCGCAACCGTTCTTCGTTGCCGAAGTCTTTACCGGTTCGCCAGGTAAATACGTATCCTTGAAAGATACTATTGCCGGCTTCAAAGGCATTATCAGCGGTGAATACGACAGTCTTCCCGAGCAAGCTTTCTACATGGTCGGCACAATCGACGAAGCCATTGAAAAAGCCAAAGGCATGTAA
- the mnmG gene encoding tRNA uridine-5-carboxymethylaminomethyl(34) synthesis enzyme MnmG, producing the protein MKFQKDFDVIVVGGGHAGTEAALAAARSGAQTLLLSQNIETLGQMSCNPAIGGIGKGHLVKEVDALGGIMAQAIDKGGIQFRILNASKGPAVRATRAQADRMLYKQAVRTALENQPNLALFQQTVSDLLVEGERVVGVKTQMGLEFNARAVVLTAGTFLAGRIHIGLENYSGGRAGDAASIALAERLRELPFRIGRLKTGTPARIDGRTIDYSKLQEQHGDTPLPVFSFMGSREQHPRQICCHITRTNEQTHDIIRSGLDRSPMYSGIIEGVGPRYCPSIEDKVVRFADRDSHQIFVEPEGLTTNEVYPNGISTSLPFDIQYRFIRTMLGFENAEIVRPGYAIEYDFFDPRDLKTSLETKHMNGLFFAGQINGTTGYEEAAAQGLIAGLNAARLVKGLESWCPGRDEAYIGVMIDDLITRGTAEPYRMFTSRAEYRLQLREDNADLRLTEQGRELGLVDDARWQRFEEKREAIANLQGKLAKKWIRTESDEAALAEELWGKKLLKEASLMEMLRRPEVDVESLLRFSDETEVDEQVAEQVAIQAKYAGYIDRQQTEINRTLRYEHLKLPDNVDYSLVSGLSNEVSEKLKKQRPETLGQASRIPGITPAAISLLLVHLKKKSA; encoded by the coding sequence GTGAAATTCCAGAAAGACTTTGATGTGATCGTAGTGGGCGGTGGTCACGCCGGCACTGAGGCAGCCTTGGCTGCTGCTCGTTCTGGTGCGCAAACTCTGTTGTTATCGCAAAACATTGAGACCTTAGGGCAGATGAGTTGCAACCCGGCAATAGGCGGGATAGGCAAAGGCCATCTGGTCAAGGAAGTGGACGCGCTGGGTGGCATTATGGCGCAGGCCATCGATAAAGGCGGTATCCAGTTCCGTATCCTCAATGCCAGCAAAGGCCCGGCGGTACGGGCGACCCGGGCGCAGGCGGACCGGATGCTTTACAAGCAAGCGGTGCGCACTGCACTGGAAAATCAGCCCAATCTGGCTTTATTCCAGCAAACCGTTTCCGATTTGCTGGTGGAAGGCGAACGCGTGGTGGGTGTAAAAACCCAGATGGGTCTGGAGTTTAATGCTCGAGCCGTGGTGTTGACTGCTGGTACCTTCCTGGCTGGCCGTATTCATATCGGTCTGGAAAATTACAGCGGTGGCCGCGCCGGCGATGCTGCTTCGATTGCGTTAGCCGAACGCTTGCGGGAACTGCCCTTCCGCATCGGTCGTTTGAAAACCGGCACGCCGGCCCGCATCGACGGCCGCACTATAGATTACAGCAAATTGCAGGAACAACACGGCGACACGCCGTTGCCTGTGTTTTCGTTCATGGGTAGCCGCGAGCAGCATCCGCGGCAAATCTGTTGCCACATCACCCGAACCAACGAACAAACCCACGACATCATTCGTTCCGGTTTGGATCGGTCGCCTATGTATTCCGGCATTATCGAAGGTGTTGGCCCGCGTTACTGTCCGTCGATTGAAGACAAAGTCGTGCGCTTTGCGGACCGCGATTCTCATCAAATTTTTGTGGAACCGGAAGGTTTGACCACCAACGAAGTTTATCCGAACGGCATTTCTACCAGTTTGCCGTTTGATATTCAATATCGCTTTATTCGGACGATGCTGGGCTTTGAAAATGCGGAAATCGTTCGTCCAGGATATGCCATCGAATACGATTTCTTCGATCCGCGCGATTTGAAAACGTCGTTGGAAACCAAGCATATGAATGGTTTGTTCTTTGCTGGTCAAATCAACGGTACCACCGGTTACGAAGAAGCTGCGGCGCAAGGCTTGATCGCCGGCTTGAATGCCGCACGTCTAGTCAAAGGCTTGGAAAGCTGGTGTCCCGGCCGCGACGAGGCTTACATTGGCGTGATGATCGACGATCTGATTACGCGCGGCACCGCCGAGCCTTATCGGATGTTCACCAGTCGCGCCGAATACCGTTTGCAATTGCGCGAGGACAATGCCGATTTACGTTTGACCGAACAAGGCCGGGAACTGGGTCTGGTCGATGATGCCCGCTGGCAGCGCTTTGAAGAAAAGCGCGAAGCCATTGCTAATCTGCAAGGCAAGCTGGCCAAAAAATGGATCAGAACCGAATCCGACGAAGCCGCTTTGGCCGAGGAATTGTGGGGTAAAAAACTGTTGAAAGAAGCCAGTTTGATGGAAATGCTGCGCCGCCCGGAAGTGGATGTCGAGAGCCTGCTGCGATTCAGCGACGAAACCGAAGTAGACGAGCAAGTCGCCGAACAGGTAGCGATACAAGCCAAGTACGCCGGCTACATTGATCGCCAGCAAACTGAAATCAACCGTACCTTGCGTTACGAGCATTTGAAACTGCCGGACAATGTTGATTACAGCCTGGTGTCCGGTCTATCTAACGAAGTCAGCGAAAAATTGAAAAAGCAGCGACCGGAAACTCTGGGTCAAGCTTCGCGGATTCCTGGCATTACGCCCGCGGCGATTTCCTTGTTGTTGGTGCACCTGAAAAAGAAAAGCGCTTGA
- the atpG gene encoding F0F1 ATP synthase subunit gamma: protein MAVGKEIRTKIASIKNTQKITRAMEMVAASKMRKTKDRMQATRPYAKKIGQIIKHLAYANPEYKHPFLIEREVKRIGIIVVSSDRGLCGGLNANLFRKVLGEMQQWQSQQIAVDVCTIGSKAAGFFSMIKANLIGQVSKLGDTPHQNDIIGTIKIMLDAFTAGEIDELFLISNDFVNTMTQKPVVQKLLPVAVGDLGEESKGRWDYLYEPDAKEVLDSLLIRYVESAVFQGLVENNACEQAARMVAMKSASDNAGNIIKELQLVYNKARQAAITQEISEIVAGAAAV, encoded by the coding sequence ATGGCTGTTGGCAAAGAGATACGTACCAAGATCGCGAGTATTAAAAATACTCAGAAGATTACTCGGGCCATGGAAATGGTGGCCGCGAGCAAGATGCGTAAAACCAAAGACAGAATGCAGGCCACCCGGCCTTACGCGAAGAAGATAGGCCAGATCATCAAACATCTGGCTTATGCCAATCCCGAATACAAGCATCCTTTTTTGATCGAACGCGAAGTCAAGCGCATCGGCATTATCGTAGTGAGTTCAGATAGAGGTTTGTGTGGTGGTCTGAATGCCAATTTGTTCCGGAAAGTGTTGGGCGAAATGCAACAATGGCAAAGCCAGCAAATCGCAGTAGACGTCTGTACTATCGGCAGCAAGGCTGCGGGCTTTTTCAGCATGATCAAAGCCAATTTGATCGGACAAGTCTCCAAATTGGGCGACACACCGCATCAGAACGACATCATCGGCACGATCAAGATCATGTTGGATGCGTTTACTGCCGGCGAGATTGATGAATTGTTTTTGATCAGTAACGATTTCGTAAACACTATGACGCAAAAACCGGTCGTGCAAAAATTGTTGCCGGTTGCTGTGGGCGATTTAGGCGAAGAGTCCAAAGGTCGCTGGGATTACTTATACGAACCTGATGCTAAAGAAGTATTGGATAGTTTATTGATCCGATATGTGGAATCCGCGGTTTTCCAAGGTTTAGTGGAAAACAACGCCTGCGAGCAGGCTGCCCGAATGGTGGCAATGAAAAGCGCATCCGATAACGCCGGTAATATCATTAAAGAATTGCAGTTGGTTTATAACAAAGCCAGACAAGCCGCAATTACGCAAGAGATTTCCGAAATTGTGGCCGGCGCTGCTGCTGTTTAG
- the atpB gene encoding F0F1 ATP synthase subunit A, translating to MSTEGGATGYIVHHLTPLSVGEGFWTLHLDTLFFSAFLGGLFILFFKTVAERATSGVPGLAQNIAETLVEFVDTQVKDSFHGRSPLIAPLSLTIFCWVFMWNAMDMLPVDLLPMIGSLMGMEYMRVVPSTDLNGTFALSISVFFLIFFYSIKVKGLMGFAKEMTCTPFGPKMMPFNLLLKTVEELAKPISLGLRLFGNLYAGELVFILIALLPPIVQPLLGFPWAVFHILVITLQAFIFMVLTIVYLSLAHEDH from the coding sequence ATGAGTACTGAAGGTGGCGCAACAGGTTATATAGTCCATCACTTGACACCATTGTCGGTGGGTGAGGGATTTTGGACATTGCATCTGGATACCTTGTTTTTCTCCGCGTTTTTAGGCGGATTGTTCATTCTGTTCTTCAAAACGGTGGCGGAAAGAGCGACATCCGGGGTGCCTGGCTTGGCGCAAAATATTGCGGAAACCTTGGTAGAGTTCGTCGATACTCAAGTTAAGGACAGTTTCCACGGTCGCAGTCCTTTGATCGCGCCGCTATCGTTGACAATCTTCTGCTGGGTGTTCATGTGGAACGCCATGGACATGTTGCCGGTGGATTTATTGCCGATGATAGGTAGCTTGATGGGCATGGAATACATGCGTGTGGTGCCGAGTACTGATTTAAATGGTACCTTTGCATTGTCGATCAGCGTATTTTTCCTGATCTTCTTTTATAGCATCAAGGTTAAAGGATTGATGGGGTTTGCCAAGGAAATGACGTGCACGCCTTTCGGTCCGAAAATGATGCCATTCAATCTGCTGCTGAAAACAGTCGAGGAATTGGCTAAACCCATCTCCCTGGGTCTGCGGCTATTCGGTAACTTGTATGCCGGTGAACTGGTATTTATCCTGATCGCCTTGCTGCCGCCTATCGTTCAGCCGTTGCTGGGCTTCCCTTGGGCTGTATTTCATATTCTGGTTATTACCCTGCAAGCTTTCATATTCATGGTGTTGACCATCGTTTATTTGAGCTTGGCCCACGAAGATCATTAA
- a CDS encoding ParB/RepB/Spo0J family partition protein, which yields MMQKKRGLGRGLSELLGDVSAPVPEKSQDSQSLPIEFLQRGKYQPRKDMDPDKLKELSDSIAAQGIIQPIIVRKIDGEKYEIIAGERRWRAAQLAELQDVPVLIKDLDDRSVMAIALIENIQREDLNALEEAEALHRLQDEFELTHQQIATAVGKSRTTITNLLRLLELAGEVKGMLGKGLLEMGHARALLGLDEAKQVEIANKAVKQGLTVRAVEKLVREQHEDKPAAVKKIDPDTLRLQRDLSERTGAKVEINHQSSGKGKLIFTYTSLEELEGIIKKIN from the coding sequence ATGATGCAAAAAAAACGCGGTTTAGGGCGAGGTTTGAGCGAATTGCTGGGCGACGTTAGCGCGCCGGTGCCCGAAAAATCTCAAGACTCGCAAAGTTTGCCCATCGAGTTTCTACAGCGCGGCAAGTATCAGCCGCGCAAGGACATGGATCCGGATAAGCTGAAGGAGTTGTCCGATTCGATTGCTGCGCAAGGCATCATCCAACCTATCATTGTCCGCAAAATAGACGGCGAGAAATATGAAATCATCGCCGGTGAACGCCGTTGGCGGGCGGCGCAATTAGCCGAGTTGCAGGATGTGCCAGTGCTGATCAAGGATTTGGATGATCGTTCGGTGATGGCGATAGCCTTGATCGAAAACATTCAGCGCGAGGATTTGAATGCGTTGGAAGAAGCCGAGGCACTGCATCGTTTGCAGGACGAGTTCGAGCTCACCCATCAGCAGATCGCCACGGCAGTCGGCAAGTCGCGTACCACGATCACCAATTTATTGCGCCTGCTGGAACTGGCTGGCGAAGTGAAAGGCATGTTGGGCAAGGGCTTGCTGGAAATGGGGCATGCCCGTGCCTTGCTGGGTCTGGATGAAGCCAAACAAGTCGAAATTGCCAACAAGGCCGTCAAACAAGGTTTGACCGTCAGAGCGGTGGAAAAGCTGGTGCGTGAACAGCACGAAGATAAGCCGGCGGCAGTGAAAAAAATCGATCCGGATACCTTGCGTTTACAGCGAGACCTGAGCGAAAGAACGGGTGCCAAGGTGGAAATCAATCATCAGAGCAGCGGCAAAGGCAAATTGATTTTTACTTACACCAGCTTAGAAGAGCTGGAAGGCATCATAAAAAAAATCAATTGA
- the atpA gene encoding F0F1 ATP synthase subunit alpha — MQLNPSEISDLIKKKIENFDAHIEAHTEGTVVSVTDGIVRVHGLSEAMQGEMLEFPGGSYGMALNLERDSVGVVMLGAYQHITEGDTVKCTGRILEVPVGEALLGRVVDALGNPIDGKGAIETKLSSPIEKIAPGVIARQSVDQPVQIGLKAIDSMIPVGRGQRELIIGDRQTGKTAIAIDAIINQKGTGIKCIYVAIGQKRSSIANVVRKLEEHGAMEHTIIVVASASESAALQFIAPYTGCSMGEYFRDIGEDALIIYDDLTKQAWAYRQISLLLRRPPGREAYPGDVFYIHSRLLERAARINAVEVEKLTNGKVKGKTGSLTALPIIETQGGDVSAFVPTNVISITDGQIFLETGLFNSGIRPAVNAGLSVSRVGGAAQTKIIKKLGGGIRLDLAQFRELAAFAQFASDLDESTRKQIERGQRVTELMKQNQYAPMSVADMSVSLYAANAGFLDSLEVKKVRDFEAALLDFMHADESALMAKINEKGDYNDEIQKGIHSAIERFVKTGSW, encoded by the coding sequence ATGCAATTAAATCCATCAGAAATAAGTGATCTGATCAAAAAGAAGATCGAGAACTTCGACGCCCATATTGAGGCACATACCGAAGGCACCGTAGTCAGTGTCACCGACGGTATTGTTCGGGTTCACGGTCTGTCGGAAGCAATGCAAGGCGAAATGCTGGAATTCCCTGGCGGCTCTTACGGCATGGCTTTGAACCTGGAAAGAGACTCGGTCGGTGTGGTAATGCTCGGTGCTTACCAACATATTACCGAAGGCGACACGGTCAAATGTACCGGTAGAATTCTGGAAGTGCCGGTTGGTGAAGCCTTGCTGGGCCGCGTGGTCGATGCCTTGGGTAACCCAATTGACGGCAAAGGTGCTATCGAAACCAAATTAAGCTCGCCTATCGAAAAAATTGCTCCAGGCGTTATCGCCAGACAATCGGTAGATCAACCGGTGCAAATCGGTTTGAAAGCGATTGATTCGATGATTCCTGTTGGTCGCGGCCAACGTGAGTTGATCATCGGGGACAGACAAACCGGTAAAACAGCCATTGCGATTGATGCGATCATCAATCAAAAAGGTACCGGCATCAAATGTATCTATGTGGCTATCGGCCAAAAACGCTCTTCTATTGCCAACGTGGTTCGCAAACTGGAAGAGCACGGCGCGATGGAGCACACCATCATCGTGGTCGCTTCGGCTTCTGAATCGGCGGCGCTGCAATTTATTGCACCCTACACCGGTTGCTCGATGGGCGAATATTTCCGCGACATCGGCGAAGATGCACTGATCATTTATGACGATTTGACCAAGCAAGCTTGGGCGTATCGCCAAATTTCCTTGCTGTTGCGTCGTCCGCCAGGTCGTGAAGCGTATCCAGGTGACGTGTTCTACATTCACTCGCGCTTGCTGGAACGTGCGGCTCGGATCAACGCGGTTGAAGTAGAAAAACTGACCAACGGTAAAGTGAAAGGCAAAACCGGTTCATTGACTGCGTTGCCGATTATCGAAACGCAAGGTGGCGACGTGTCGGCTTTCGTTCCGACCAACGTAATTTCCATCACCGACGGCCAGATCTTCCTGGAAACCGGTCTGTTCAACTCAGGTATTCGTCCAGCGGTTAACGCCGGTCTGTCGGTATCGCGGGTGGGTGGTGCAGCGCAAACCAAGATCATCAAAAAGTTGGGTGGCGGTATTCGTCTGGATTTGGCGCAGTTCCGCGAGTTGGCGGCGTTTGCTCAGTTCGCTTCCGATTTGGACGAAAGCACACGTAAGCAAATCGAACGCGGACAACGCGTTACCGAACTGATGAAACAAAATCAATACGCGCCGATGTCGGTCGCGGACATGAGTGTTTCCTTGTATGCGGCTAACGCTGGTTTCCTGGATAGCTTGGAAGTTAAAAAAGTCCGCGATTTCGAAGCGGCTTTGTTGGACTTCATGCATGCCGACGAGTCAGCTTTGATGGCTAAAATTAACGAGAAAGGCGACTATAACGACGAAATTCAAAAAGGCATTCACAGTGCCATTGAACGTTTCGTCAAGACCGGTAGCTGGTAA
- a CDS encoding ATP synthase subunit I → MTARNDFSTVRKVVFGQVLMAALVASGFLLIGGWKSAVSPLFGGFVALLPNLYFAYKIYLAKDLGAQGIVNAFYAGETVKLILTVALFSIVLQIPSVDFLTLMVGYIAVLSVFWFALFLWRD, encoded by the coding sequence ATGACAGCTAGAAATGATTTTTCTACTGTCAGAAAAGTAGTTTTTGGACAAGTCCTGATGGCTGCATTGGTGGCGTCGGGATTTTTGTTGATAGGCGGTTGGAAAAGTGCAGTATCTCCGTTATTTGGAGGATTCGTGGCTTTACTTCCCAATCTTTATTTTGCCTACAAAATCTATCTTGCCAAGGATTTGGGCGCGCAGGGTATCGTTAATGCATTTTATGCAGGCGAAACGGTTAAGTTAATTTTGACGGTAGCCCTGTTTTCTATCGTGTTACAGATTCCCTCTGTTGATTTCTTAACGCTGATGGTGGGTTACATCGCAGTGTTGTCGGTTTTTTGGTTTGCGCTGTTTTTGTGGCGTGATTAG